The stretch of DNA CTGCAGCCGCCCGTCGGAGCAGGCGACGACGAGCGTGCGGGAGCGCGCGGGTGCCCACGTTCGTGGGTTCATCTTCTTCCATCGAGCATGCCGCTCGTTCCGCGAAACGTGAACACCATGATGGGCACGGACGTGCAATCTACGTCCACAACGGCGATCTTGATCCCGCTCCCTTCGTGACGCCAGGACCCGCACCCGAGGGCACGTCCCCATTCGCCACACGCTGCTTTCCCTGACCGCGGCCATCCTCCTCGCCAGCCGCACGCTCGCCGCGCAGCTCCCTGGCCCATCGGAGATCCCGCTCCCCGAGCATCCGCGCCCCGACTTGGAGCGCGCCGACTGGCTCAACCTCAACGGGCGATGGCGCTTCGCCTTCGACGCCGCCGACGCGGGCGAGCGCGAGGGCTGGGCGCAGCGCGCCCTCCCGGGGACGCGCGACATCCTCGTCCCCTTCTCGTGGGGCGCACCGGCCTCGGGAGTCCCCGATAGCGCGGCCATCGGCTGGTACTCGCGAGCGGTCACGATTCCCGCGGCCTGGACGGGGCGGCGCGTCTTCCTCGTGATCGGCGCCTCCGATTGGCGCACCTCGGCGTGGCTCGACGGCAAGCTCCTCGGGACGCACCAAGGGGGCTACACCCCGTTCGCCTTCGAGCTCCCGGCGCCACTGGCCGTCGGGACCGCCCAGCGCCTAACGATCCGCGTCGACGATACCGACCACCCCTTCAAGCTCGAGGGAAAGCAGGGATACGGGAAGGCGCGCGGGATGTGGCAGACGGTGTACCTCGAGGCGCGCGGCAGCCATCCGCTCGAGGCGGTGCACTACACACCGCGTGCCGACCTCGCCGGCGTGGGGGTCGACGTCCGGTTGCGCGAGCCGGCCCCGGCCGGGTTGCGGCTGCGCCTCGCCTTCACCAACCGGCCGGGGCAGGGCGACGTGACGGCAAGCGTGCCGCCAGGTGCCACCAGCGTCCACGTCGACGTCCCCTTGCCCGGTGCACGTCCCTGGTCGCTCGATGACCCGTTCCTCCACGACGTCACGGTGAGCGTCGGCGGCGCGGGGGTCGCCGAGGACCGGGTGAAGACCTACTTCGGCATGCGCACCGTCTCCGTCGTGCAGCTGCCGGGAACCCGGCATCCGTACGTGGCCATCAATGGACAGCCGGTGTACCTGCAGCTCGCCCTCGACCAGGCGTACCACCCCACCGGCTTCTACACCTTCCCGACCGACAGCGCCCTGCGCAACGAGATCCTCCTCGCCCGACAGATCGGGCTCAACGGGCTGCGCGAGCACATCAAGATCGAGTCGCCGCGCAAGCTCTACTGGGCCGACAAGCTCGGCGTCCTCATCATGGCCGATGTTCCCAACTGGTGGGGGCCGCCGGATTCCGCCGCGTTCCGGGAGCACGAGACGGCGCTCCGCGGCATGATCGATCGCGACTACAATCACCCGTCGGTCTTCTCCTACGTCATGTTCAACGAGACGTGGGGGTTGCGCACCAAGGTGGAGAACGACGAGCGCTACACCAACGAGACGCAGCGCAAGGTGGCCAGCGTCTACCGCCTGGCCAAGTCGCTCGACGCCACGCGCCTCATCGAGGACAACTCCATCTGCTGCGGCGCCGGACACACGGAGACCGACCTCAATACCTGGCACGAGTACCTCGCCGGGTGGCGCTGGGAATCGTTCGTGAAGCGGCTGAGCGACAGCACCTACACTGGCTCGCCCTTCCACTTCGAGCGCGGCTGGACGCAGGGCGCGCAACCGATGCTCAATTCGGAGTTCGGCAACGTCTGGGGCTACAAGGGGAGCACGGGTGACGTGGACTGGAGCTGGGACTACCGGCGCGCGATGGACGCCTTCCGGCGCCATCCCAAGGTGGCCGGGTGGCTCTACACCGAGCACCACGACGTCATCAACGAGTGGAACGGCTACGTGCGCTTCGACCGCTCGGCGAAGGAGACGGGCTTTGGCGACCTCGTGCCGGGCATGACGTTGAACGACCTGCACGCCCCGTTCTACATCGCCGTTGGCGACTCGCTCCTGAGCCACGTCGTCCCGGCGGGGGCGCGTATCGACGTCCCGCTCTATGCCTCGTTCCTGACTGGCGCCGCCTCGCACGGCGATTCGCTCACGCTGCGCGCCGAGCTGTCGGGATGGAACAGCTTCGGCGAGCGCCGCGCCTACGGCAGCTACTCGATGCGCGTCCCGTATCGCCCCTGGACCTCGGCGCCGCTCCCCCCGCTCTCGATCTCCACACCTAACGAGCCGAGCGTGTCGGTGCTGGCCGTGCAGCTGTCGGACGACGCCGGGAATGTGCTGCACCACAACTTCACGACCTACATCGTGGAAGGAGCCCCCGACAGCGGAACGCTCGCCGACGGTCGCCGCGTGCGCGCGTCGCGCGTGGGCGTGGCGGCACCGGGCGACGCGCGCTGGTCGCTCAAGCAGTGGAACGTATTCGGCGACGCCAAGTTCAACGGCGCCGGCAGCGGATATGTGGAGTATCGCATCCCCTGGCCAAGGGGATTGCGCGCCGAGGACGTGGCCAGCGCGAGCTTCCTCGTGGAGGCCTCGTCCAAGCGCCTCAACGGCAAGGACCGCGACTCGACGGCGCGCGCGAGCGGCGACTACATGCGAGGGGGCGGCCTGCACGATCGGAGCCTCAACAGCAACGCCTACCCCATGACGAGCACCTACAAGTTCCCCAGCGCCGTCACCGTGCGCGTGAACGGAGCGGTCGCTGCACGACGCGAGCTGTCCGACGATCCCGCCGATTCACGCGGCATCCTGAGCTGGAACGCCCAGCGATTCGACGGCACGTTGACCGAAGCCGGTTCGTACGGCGAGCTGCTGCGCATCCCCATCGCCGCGCCCGCGCTGGCCGAGTCCGCGGCTCGTGGCGAGATCGTGATACGGATGGAAGTGAGCGACGCACTCCCCGGCGGGCTCGCCCTGTACGGGGCGCGCTTTGGGCGCTATCCGCTCGATCCGACCGTGCTCTTCGTGCTGCGCTGAACGAACACCGCGCGGCGCCGCGCGATGGCGCCATCGCGATCGGCCGCCGCGCGCTCAGCCGCGCGGCACCCGCACCAGGGCCCACGCCGCGGTCGAGTCACGCTCGGACAGGGCGCGCGCGAGCTGCGTCAGGCCCACCATGGGAGGGCGCCCGTTCGTTGCGCGCAGCACGGAGTCGAGCGCCGCGGCGGGAAAGCCGGGACTCACGCGCACCACGACCGCGCGGTAATCCGCCGGCCCGATGCCGACGTCAGTCGCGAGCCCGATGGTCTCGCTCCCGCCCATGCCACAGTGTCCCGTTGCGGGGTTGACGACCCCGCCCGCAGCGCCGCATCCAAGACCCGCCGGCGGGTAGTCCGGCGATCCGCTACCGGTCCCGGACGGTGGCACTAGCGGGCCACTCTTCCGGGGGTACTGCACCGTCTGCTCTCCCGGAGCGCGAACCGGGAGCGACGCGAACGGCTCGAGGAGAAACCAGCCGCGCTCCTCGTGGTAGCCTAACGGGAGAAGGATCGCGGGCTGCGTCAGCTCGACCGACACGGCGACGGCGGTACTGCGAAGCCGGGCGCTTGCCGTGAGCGTGCTGCTGGGCGAGAGGGGCCACGCCGCTCGCGCACCCTGCGCCCCCGCGACAGGCGGATGCATCGCCACGCCCGCCAGGATGATCGCGCCACCGATTGCGGCTCTCCACATCGTCCTCCTCCTCGTCTCAGTTGGTCTGTACAGTATTGACCTCGAACGGCGCGCTGACAAGCGTCACCCAGCAGTCGCGCCGCGTGTTTCGTACACAGCGACTGGCGGTGGCGATGAATCGATAGCGCCCGGGAAGCGGTGCGACCCAGCGGACCGCGAGTGCGCGCTCCCCGCGCGCACCGCCGATCACGTGGCTGAGGACGGCGGAGTCGCCAGGTGCAACTCGGGTTTCGGTGTACATGGTGAGGCAATCGCGGATGACGACGCCATCCAGCACGGGGCGCCAATGCCCTCCATAGTCGAACTGAAGAACGAGTCCCGCGCCGCCACACGTCGTCTCGAACGTCAGCGTATCGCCTGACGCGTTCCGGATGCGGGCCTGCGCCGTGAACCGGACCGAGTCGACGCCGGGCGAGATGGGGCGCAGCTCGGCGCGCATGGGGATGCTCAGCGGGGTGAGCGCCGTCGTCGGTGCCGGCGTGCGGCACGCGACGGCCGCCAGGAGCAACGCGGCGATGGGGCTTCCGAAGTGAGTTCGACGCGTCGACACCTCCCTCCGCCTGAACGATCCAGGACCCATTGGTCGCCTCACATATCATTGCGCGTGGATCGACGAAAGCCGGCTTCGAGCTGCAACCGTCTAGTACAGGCGCGGCGCCGCCGGGTTCCGAGGTATGATCAGCCGGAGCAGGGGTCGGGCCGCGCCAGGTCGCCGGTGGAGAGGAGTGCCCGGGGCGTGTCGCGGGCGAGCGGCGTTGCGCCGATCGGCATCCCGCCGCGGCAAGGGGCGACCTGGCTCGCGCAGGGCGCACGCGCGCCGTAACTTCGCCCGCCTCAGCCGTTACCATGCCTCCTTCACGGAACGACCATGATGCGCCGCAACGCTCGCTCGCTCGGCATGCTGCTCCTCCTCGCCATGCCGGCCTCCACGGCCCTGGCCCAGGAGGGGAAGTTCGACCTCCAAAAGACGAAAACCGTTCTCTCCGGGGTGATCGAGAAGACGCTGGCCGAGCATGGCATCCCGTCCATGTCCATCGCGCTGGTGCGTGGTGACTCGATCGTCTGGAAAGGGGCGTTTGGCTACGCCAACATGCGCACCCGCACCCCCGCCACCACCGAGACCCTCTACAGCACCGGGTCCTCGTTCAAGTCGGTCACCGCGACCGCAATCATGCAGCTGGCGGAGCAGGGAAAGCTCAAGCTCGACGACCCCATCAACCAGTACCTCGGCGACTCCAAGGTGCAGGAGCAGCCGGACAAGCCGGTCACCTTCACGCACATCCTCTCGCACTGGTCGGGGCTCAAGAGCGGCGCCGAGACGCAGCCCATCTGGGGGCGCAAGCTGCCCAGGACGATGGAAGCGTTCACCGCCGCGCTCACCCCCGTGCGCGCCCCGGAAACCAAGTGGGAATACAACAACTTCGCCTACGGAACCGCGGGGCTCCTCGCGCAGAAGATCTCCGGCATCGAGTACGAGCAGTACATGGTCGATCACGTGCTCAAGCCGCTCGGCGTCACCACCCCGCATCCCGTCTATCCCTCGCCTGACATGGTCGAGCGCATGGCGCTCCCCTATGCAGCTGGCGGATCGCTCGGCAAGCCCGAGCCGGTGGCGCAGGTGCACTTCGACGTCTATCCCGCCGGTGACATCTACCTCACCGCCGAGGACATGGCGCGCTACCTCGCGGCGCAGTTGAACGGCGGCGTCTTCCAGGGCAAACGCATCCTCTCGGAGGAGTCGGTGCGCGCCATGCACGAACCGCGCTTTGGCGGGGACTACGGTTTTGGCTTCTGGATGGTGAAGGACAGCGCCAGCGGCCACACGCTCATCCATCACGGCGGCGCGATTGCCGGGCAGCGCGCCTTCCTCATCGGCGACCTCGATGCCAAGGTCGGCGTGTACTACATGACCAACTCCGACTTCCTCCCCGACGCGACGCCGCCCGTGCAGTCCGAGGTCGTCTACGCCGCGCTCAAGCTGCTGCGGGGCGAGAAGTACGTGCCGCGCCCGTCGCGGAAGGGGATCGTGGTGGACGCGAAGCTGCTCGACTCGTACGTGGGGACCTACGTACTCGGTCGCCAGTCGCTCGAGGTGAGCCGTGTCGGCCGTGCGTTAGCCGTTAGGCAGGGCGGCCAGGCCGGACTGAACGAGCTGCTCGCCGAGACTCCCACGCGGTTCTTCCAGCAGGGCAGCGCCATGACCTTCACGTTCGAGGGAGAGAACGGCAAGGTCGAGCGGCTCGTGCTGCAGGCCGGTGCGCAGCGGATGGTGGCGACGCGGCGCCCGTAGGCGGGGAACATCGCACCCACCGGATCCTTGGACCCGAACCGAAGCCTCCAGTGGGAGAGTCTCGTCGATCGATTTGGCGGCCACGAAAGCGGACGCGCAGCCGGCAGCTGCAGCGAGCATCACCGCGAAGACGAGCGAGTGGTATCGCATCCGAAACCTTCCCGCCGTGTCGGCTCAATACGCAACGCGAGGGCGAGGTCTGCTGCGCGACTCGGCGGCCTGTCTCCTGCCACGCCATCGCGCCAGGAGTCCAGCTCCCACGAACACACGCGTGCCCCAGGGACACCAACTCGAGATGTCGCTGGGCCCAGGCGCGGTCTCGCCACAGCGCAGATCCGCGCGACCGAAGACGGCGCCTCCGAACAGCCGCATCACGTCGCCGCGTATAGTGGGTTCCTCGACGCTGATCAGAATGGAGCCGAGCCGCTGCTCGCTGCCCGCACGACGCGCGCGGAGTTGCAGGACGGCGCCACTGATCGACACGAGCTGTCCGCCCGCCAGCTGCCGCCCCACGCTCGTCACCAGACCGCGGTCGTGCCCCCCGCCAAGGGCCGCGATGCCACCTACGCCCGCGTCCCATCCCGACGTCCATCGCCGCGGCGCCTGGACGAAGAGGGTCCCTCCCACTCCGTTCCATCCCGTCGCGAGAGCGAGCCCGAGGCGCACCGCTGGGCGAACGTCGCTTTCCGGCACCCAGCCAAACTCGTGCGTGACGGCCGCCTGGGGTCGCACGCCCCATCTCGTGCGCGCCGAATCGTCATGACGTACGGCACGCGCTTCGGCAAGATGCGCCGTGACCGACAGGCTGGTGCGCACGCCAGGTTGAACGCGCGGCGACACAGGGAACACCGGAAAACAGGCTGTGGTAATCGTCGCGAGCAGGAGCGTGAGCGGGCGGCCAAGCTGCGCGCAGCAGCGCAGTTGATGTGTCGCCAAGACACGAAGCGAATCGATTGGACCCGTGTCACCCGGCTGCAGCATATTGTCGCTCCTCTAACAGCATTCCGTCGCTCGCCCACCTGAACCTGCAACTCATCCGCGTGCCGTCCGACATGGTCGGGCGTTGGGTCCTCGCCAAACTGGACCGCGTCGACCGTCGGTCGCCCCTTCAGCAGCGCCGGTGCCGGCCGTCCATCACGTCCCCGTCGGCCGCAAGGATGATAGGGTACGTGATCGGCGCGACCACCACAGCAGCCTTAGGTCGCTTCCTGCCCCAGGACGCGGACGACGATCCATCTCCCTTCGCGTCGCTCGAGTGCGACACGGAATGCCGAGAAGGACAGCTGACCATGCGCGCCCGCGGTCTCCCATGCAAGGGCGGCCTCCGCAGCGGACGCCGTCATGACGCGAATGTGAATGGCGACCAGCACCGAAACGCCACGAAGCTGACACCGATGCGGTGTTGCAGCGTCACATGCGACCACCGCTGAGCGTTTCACCTTCACCGCGCGAAACTCTCGAGCGAGTTGATCCACCTCAGGCGAGTCGGCAACCTCACCGTGACGATCGATGGCAACGGCAATGCGTCCCGTTGGCAGCGATTTCTTGAAGAAGGCCGCCACCGCCGATGCCACAGCGCGCCGCTCCAAGGGCGAATCCTGGGCGCGAAGGGGAATAGCGAGGGCCAAGGTGGCAATGCAGGAGCCGAGAAGGATGCTGCGCTTCCCGGTGACGTGCGCGCGACAGGTGGGTGTGATCACCTGAACAGATTGCCTCACCGCGCGGCGAGGCAGGAGAGGGACGCGTCAGGTTCCGGCGGGCGTTTCGACTGGGCAAGCTCTCGTGTGACGCCAGCGCGTACGCGCCACCCCGTGGGATCGCGCGCGGCGAAGTACACGACGCTCCACTGTTGATGGAGCGCATCGCGCGAGCGTCCTAGCCAGGACACCACATCGAGCGATGCCTCGTGGCGAGTGATGGCGAAGTGTCGCACGATCACGTGATAGCGGAGCGTCGCGTCGATTCCTGAGAGGGCGGCCCCGACGCCGCTGCGTGCGGAATCGTGGAGCGTCGCGAGGAAACTGGCTGGCGCGTCGCCCGGAGTGATCAGCAGGCCAACCGACGAAGAGGGCGACGCCGGCGATGACGACGAGGTCCTCACGACGACCAAATCGTGGGCAACCGCGACGGCGAAGCGCTGAGCCACGGTCGTGGAATCAGTAGCCGATTGTGCGGCAGCCGAAGCGCCGACCGCCGCTGTCGCGCAGAAGACTCCGACGCTTGGAAGCCATCTCACAAACTGTCGTCGGCGTGCAGCGTGGTCGTCTTCGTGGCAACGTCGACTCTTCCCCATTGCGCGCCGCTCGACTTGGCTTTACACTGAACCACATGGTTCAGTTTCGCGCCCCCCATCTGGATGCCTCCTTCGCCGCGCTTGCCGACCCCACTCGGCGCGGTATCCTGGAGTTCCTTGGCCAGGCGGACGCGTCGATCACTGAACTTGCCGGCGCGTTCCACATGACCCTCACCGGCATGCGGAAACACATCGGGGTCCTGGAGCACGCAGGGCTCGTCTCCACCGAGAAGGCCGGCCGCGTGCGCACCTGCACGCTCGGCCCACGCCGGCTGGACGACGAAACCGCGTGGATCGAGAGATACCGCCAACTGTGGCACGCACGCTTCGACGAGTTGGACCATATCGTTGAGGAACTGCAACGGGCTGAACGCGTCGATCCACCCAAACAGAGGCCGTGAGACTATCCCCATGAAGAACTCCACGACGTTGGAACGCAAGTCCGAGCGTGAGCTGGTCATCACGCGGATCTTCAATGCCCCCGCGCGCACCGTTTTCGATGCGTGGACAAAGCCGGAGTTGCTCCAGCGCTGGTGGACGCCGAAGTCGTTCGGCATCACCTTCGTGTCCTGCGACGTCGACGCGCGCACCGGGGGCTCGTACCGCTTCGTCTTCAGTCACCCCGACTTCGAACAACCAATGGCGTTCTTTGGCCGGTATGTCGAGGTGACGCCCCCTTCGCGCATCGTCTGGACCAACGAGGAAAGCGCGGAGGGCGCCGTGACGACACTGACCTTTCAGGAGAACGACGGCAAGACACTCCTGATGCTCCACGAACTCTACCCGTCGAAGGAAGCGCTGGAAGAGTCGCTGGCATCCGGAAGCCCGACCGCGGCTGGCGAACAGTACGATCTGCTGGACGAGGTGCTCGCCACCTTGGTGAGCTGATGCGTCCGACCGGCCACGCCCCCGCAAACGGACTCGGGACGTACTCCGAGATCCACGGCAGCGGCGAGCCGGCGGTGCTGCTGCACGGCGCGTTCATGATCAGCGATCACGCCGATGTCCCGCGGGTGGCCGGGAGCGCTGGGTGACGTCGCGCGCTTCACGGCCGCTGCGCGACGCACCTGGCAGCTGCAACGGCATGCTGGACGGCGTCCGCGGGTGGAACGCCGCGGCCTCCCGAATCAGCGTGGCAATCCTGGGGTCCCGTGCGTCGGTGACGGTTGGCACCGGCACGTAGCGCTTGGACACTCCTGTGCCGCGCAAGAGGTGACTGCGGTCCGTGAGGTGGACTCCGTGTATGAACTCGAGGCGCACTGCCCCGCGCTTGACCCCGATCTGACACACGGCACCCTTGACCCGCCCGCCGACGCTCGGGCGATGATAGGACAGGCCGCCCCACAGAATCGACTCCGCCACGCCGGGGGCCGACGCTTTCACGACGTCCCGCAAGGCAAGGACTACCTCCCGGAAACCGGGCGGAACATCACGCAGGAACTGCCGAACCTCGCTTGATTCCACGTGCATGGCTCTCATCCTTGTGACGCGTAGCCGCAGCTGCACCGAAAGTGCTCGATGCGGACGCCGCGAGGCGTGCGGCAGGCACGTTGACTGCAGCCGATTGACACTACGGGCACCCGCGGTAGTACACAAGAAGCGCGCGGCTCATACTCGGTAGACCTGGTGTCGGCCCGGCGGCATCACGGGAGTGCGCGAGGCGAGTCTATCGAGCGAGCGGAGCGCGCAGCCACGAGTCGGCGGGGCATTCCAGCGTGTTAGGCGCCGTCCACCAACTGCGATGCACGGTTGCCCATGGACTGACTGACGAGGACGGCGAGTGCCCACAACGCCGCGAGTAACGCGAACTGGACGGCCAGGCGTACGAACGAGACGCCGGGACGGATGAGCAGTGGCCCGCCCCCGCAGATGGCCAGCAACACGAAGTGTGGCGTGAAGCGGCGTACGGCGGAGCGCCACGAAGGCCGGAGACGGCTCGCGAGGTATGACACCGCGAGCGGCCAAAGCAGAACTGCGAGGGCCCAGCCAGCCCAGATGAACAAACCGCTTGTCGGCACGAGTACGGTCATTGTGTTCTCCTCGTGGTGTAGGCAGCAGCGTCACGCCGCCTCGATTGGAGCACCAGCGTACATGCGGTCGGAAGGCGATCTGAGCTTTCGGATGAGAGCTTCGTCTAGCTGCGTGCGCGCCGGTAGTGCATGGCGACCGCGCCGTTGCGGAGCGGCGTCGCCGAGACCAGCTCCAAGCGTCGCGTGCCGGACAGCCCGCCCTGGTACAGCGTCGGGCCATGACCGGCGATCCTGGGGTGGACGAGGAACTTGTACTCGTCGATCAGGTCCAGCCGATCAAGAGCGGTCGCGAGCTTGCCGCTGCCGAGGAGCACGCCGGTCGGCGTAGCGTCCTTCAGCGCCTGCACGCCGCTGCGGAGGTCGCCGGCGATGTGATGGCTGTTGGTCCACGGGAAGTCCGTTCGCGTAGACGAGACGACGTACTTCGGCTTGTTCTCCAGCTTGACCGCCCACTCTTGCATCGCCGGCGGAACGTCCTCTTCGCCGCGGACCACCGCTGGCCAGTAGCTCTCCATCAACTCATAGGTGATGCGCCCCCACAGCATCGCCCCTTGTTCGTCCATGAGGCGGGTGAAAAAGGCGTGCGTTTCGTCGTCGGCGATTGGCCCCCGGTGGTCGATGCAACCGTCGAGGGTGACGTTGATACTGAAAGTCAGGAGTCCCATGGCGGCGAGTCTACTCCGTATCTGTTGAGGTGTGTGCTGGAAAGACCATGCGTTCGATAGCGGCTGGGCTCCGTGAACGAGTGGAGCGGCAGCGCGAGGAATGGTGCGTTCAACGCCCTGCAAGTCTCCTGCAATCGGAGCTTAGCCGACCGACGCATCTCGCCGGTCAGAATGTTGGCGTGTGCCCACGGCGTGGGCCAGGAAAGGGAGCGACGCTGGCGCGGCCCCACACTCGTCGAAGGCTCGCAAGCTCGATATCAAGAGCGCCTCGGACCTGTGAAGGATCGCCTACGCAGTCGGCGAGCATGATATCCACCAAGGCGCGAGGCAGATTGCGAGAAAAGATCGGGAGGAGGCGGGCCATCG from Gemmatimonadaceae bacterium encodes:
- a CDS encoding winged helix-turn-helix transcriptional regulator, whose amino-acid sequence is MVQFRAPHLDASFAALADPTRRGILEFLGQADASITELAGAFHMTLTGMRKHIGVLEHAGLVSTEKAGRVRTCTLGPRRLDDETAWIERYRQLWHARFDELDHIVEELQRAERVDPPKQRP
- a CDS encoding DUF1801 domain-containing protein, which gives rise to MHVESSEVRQFLRDVPPGFREVVLALRDVVKASAPGVAESILWGGLSYHRPSVGGRVKGAVCQIGVKRGAVRLEFIHGVHLTDRSHLLRGTGVSKRYVPVPTVTDARDPRIATLIREAAAFHPRTPSSMPLQLPGASRSGREARDVTQRSRPPAGHRRDR
- a CDS encoding serine hydrolase, which encodes MMRRNARSLGMLLLLAMPASTALAQEGKFDLQKTKTVLSGVIEKTLAEHGIPSMSIALVRGDSIVWKGAFGYANMRTRTPATTETLYSTGSSFKSVTATAIMQLAEQGKLKLDDPINQYLGDSKVQEQPDKPVTFTHILSHWSGLKSGAETQPIWGRKLPRTMEAFTAALTPVRAPETKWEYNNFAYGTAGLLAQKISGIEYEQYMVDHVLKPLGVTTPHPVYPSPDMVERMALPYAAGGSLGKPEPVAQVHFDVYPAGDIYLTAEDMARYLAAQLNGGVFQGKRILSEESVRAMHEPRFGGDYGFGFWMVKDSASGHTLIHHGGAIAGQRAFLIGDLDAKVGVYYMTNSDFLPDATPPVQSEVVYAALKLLRGEKYVPRPSRKGIVVDAKLLDSYVGTYVLGRQSLEVSRVGRALAVRQGGQAGLNELLAETPTRFFQQGSAMTFTFEGENGKVERLVLQAGAQRMVATRRP
- a CDS encoding dihydrofolate reductase family protein, producing the protein MGLLTFSINVTLDGCIDHRGPIADDETHAFFTRLMDEQGAMLWGRITYELMESYWPAVVRGEEDVPPAMQEWAVKLENKPKYVVSSTRTDFPWTNSHHIAGDLRSGVQALKDATPTGVLLGSGKLATALDRLDLIDEYKFLVHPRIAGHGPTLYQGGLSGTRRLELVSATPLRNGAVAMHYRRARS
- a CDS encoding SRPBCC family protein, with product MKNSTTLERKSERELVITRIFNAPARTVFDAWTKPELLQRWWTPKSFGITFVSCDVDARTGGSYRFVFSHPDFEQPMAFFGRYVEVTPPSRIVWTNEESAEGAVTTLTFQENDGKTLLMLHELYPSKEALEESLASGSPTAAGEQYDLLDEVLATLVS